In Andrena cerasifolii isolate SP2316 unplaced genomic scaffold, iyAndCera1_principal scaffold0562, whole genome shotgun sequence, a single window of DNA contains:
- the LOC143378147 gene encoding uncharacterized protein LOC143378147, translated as MATLNPNHIQKLGEKNYESWKIQVRSLLIFNELWSYTNGKEAQTKENALEWSKKDEKALALILLSVENNQLNHVKRAETSHEAWEKLKSQLHRLKKEPQQTMTQYINDFQFKVEQLEGVGIKIPDELASIMLLSSLPTEYENFAVAIESHIHDHHSQIYTATEESVNSMGKGQIELKINIANKNKNNIKLKEAMFVPSFKNNLMSVSKITKNGYRVTFYKDSAKITRPDGSLAMIAKEQNGLYVVEESAKHSAMIQTEQNSAITKWHQRLGHLNYSDVIPLKNRSDVLDAFKEYKARVENSTGHRIKKLRTDNGTEYLSHAFSEFLKKEGITRELTVEYTPQQNGVSERLNRTLVEMARCLLMQAELPITLWAEAIGTAAYIRNRCPTTANQETTPHEVWTGEKPYAMEDPNQDA; from the exons ATGGCCACGTTGAACCCAAATCATATCCAGAAGCTTGGCGAGAAGAACTATGAATCCTGGAAAATCCAAGTAAGAAGTCTTCTGATATTCAACGAGCTGTGGTCATATACAAACGGAAAAGAAGCACAGACCAAAGAAAACGCACTCGAATGGTCGAAGAAAGATGAAAAGGCATTGGCGTTGATCCTATTAAGCGTGGAGAACAATCAGTTAAACCACGTGAAAAGGGCCGAAACTTCGCATGAAGCTTGGGAAAAACTAAAGAGC CAATTACACAGGCTGAAAAAGGAACCTCAGCAAACTATGACGCAATACATTAACGACTTCCAATTTAAAGTCGAACAGTTGGAAGGAGTGGGGATAAAGATTCCAGACGAACTAGCGTCGATAATGTTGCTGAGCTCCTTGCCAACAGAGTACGAAAATTTCGCGGTTGCCATCGAGTCAC ACATTCATGATCATCACAGCCAAATATACACAGCCACCGAAGAGAGTGTAAACTCGATGGGAAAAGGACAAATTGAACTAAAAATCAACAtcgcaaataaaaacaaaaacaacattaaattaaaagaggCCATGTTCGTACCCAGCTTCAAGAACAATTTGATGTCAGTGTCCAAAATAACCAAAAATGGGTACAGGGTGACCTTTTACAAAGACAGTGCTAAAATAACGCGTCCAGACGGGTCACTGGCAATGATTGCGAAGGAACAAAATGGTCTGTATGTAGTGGAAGAAAGTGCAAAACATAGTGCCATGATACAAACGGaacaaaacagtgcaataaccaAATGGCACCAAAGATTGGGGCACTTAAATTACAGCGac GTCATACCATTAAAGAACCGATCTGATGTACTGGATGCGTTCAAAGAATATAAGGCTCGTGTAGAAAACTCAACAGGCCACAGAATTAAGAAATTGAGGACCGACAACGGTACTGAATATCTATCGCACgcatttagtgaatttttgaaaaaggaaggCATAACAAGGGAACTAACTGTAGAATACACGCCCCAACAGAATGGAGTGTCCGAAAGGCTAAATCGTACTCTAGTAGAAATGGCCAGATGTTTGCTTATGCAAGCAGAACTACCAATCACCTTATGGGCCGAGGCAATTGGAACAGCGGCATATATAAGAAATAGATGTCCAACGACAGCAAATCAAGAAACCACGCCGCATGAAGTTTGGACCGGCGAGAAACCATAC GCGATGGAAGATCCAAACCAAGACGCATGA